The Mesomycoplasma flocculare ATCC 27399 genome includes a window with the following:
- a CDS encoding alpha-ketoacid dehydrogenase subunit beta, producing the protein MANSDKIALNNIGAVTNALDLMMEKDPRVVLWGQDAGFEGGVFRATEGLQKKYGIERVWDSPIAEASICGVAIGAALAGLRPVIEMQFQGFSFPAFQQLFVHAARYRNRSRGRFSVPMVMRMPMAGGVRALEHHSEAIEALYAHIPGLKVVMPSTPYDTKGLLISAINDPDPVVFLEPKKIYRAFKQEVPAGIYEVPIGKASVIKEGSDLTLVSYGAQVHEAIAAIKQLSSTPGLEEVDVELIDLRTIKPLDTETIIESVKKTGRILIVHEAVKSFSVSAEIIARVNEKAFEYLEAAPTRLTGYDITVPLAKGENFHSITKEKIIDKIRKIMES; encoded by the coding sequence ATGGCAAATTCAGACAAAATTGCTCTTAACAACATTGGCGCAGTCACAAATGCTCTTGATTTAATGATGGAAAAAGATCCCCGTGTTGTTCTATGAGGGCAAGATGCTGGTTTTGAAGGCGGGGTTTTCCGCGCAACTGAAGGTTTACAAAAAAAATATGGAATTGAGCGTGTATGAGATTCGCCAATTGCTGAGGCCTCAATTTGTGGAGTTGCTATCGGGGCTGCGCTTGCTGGGCTTCGTCCGGTAATTGAAATGCAATTTCAAGGATTTTCTTTTCCAGCTTTTCAACAACTTTTTGTGCACGCGGCGCGTTATCGTAATCGCTCCCGTGGGCGTTTTAGTGTTCCAATGGTAATGCGAATGCCAATGGCAGGAGGGGTTCGCGCTCTTGAACATCATTCCGAAGCAATTGAGGCGCTTTATGCGCATATTCCTGGTCTAAAAGTGGTAATGCCCTCAACTCCTTATGATACAAAAGGACTTTTAATTTCTGCAATTAATGATCCAGATCCGGTTGTTTTTCTTGAACCAAAAAAAATCTATCGTGCTTTTAAACAAGAAGTGCCTGCCGGAATCTACGAAGTTCCGATAGGCAAAGCAAGCGTTATTAAAGAAGGTTCGGATTTGACGCTTGTTAGTTATGGGGCTCAAGTGCATGAGGCAATCGCCGCAATTAAACAACTTTCATCAACCCCAGGACTTGAGGAAGTTGATGTTGAACTAATTGATTTAAGAACAATTAAACCCCTTGATACAGAAACAATCATTGAATCTGTTAAAAAAACCGGAAGAATTTTAATAGTTCACGAAGCAGTTAAATCATTTTCAGTTTCAGCTGAAATAATTGCCCGCGTTAACGAAAAAGCATTTGAATATCTTGAAGCAGCGCCAACCCGTCTTACTGGATATGATATCACTGTGCCACTCGCAAAAGGAGAAAATTTCCATTCAATTACCAAAGAAAAAATAATTGATAAAATACGTAAAATTATGGAATCATAG
- a CDS encoding APC family permease — translation MEQAFNKNKRAEKITFFGALLIVLGASIGAGIFFKSKSVLENSGYNLALAIGNWIIACFSIVAMAIALVEISSTTKKSNLSIIIWNKVFNSESFFQISKNFIIYLYLPFTYFVLPVYFMQILQDSIAAFRLESTSEWNISSDWIIVLAASILITIYFFVIGLNTKIAEFHNKIFLIAKFLPILVTIIVGFVLFFQGGSNKLSNNITFLPLEKIKTKGASISSSLPGVGVLVSMAGIFFSYEGFFTAAGLQTEMKNPKKTPIAILVGIGITTIIYLFIAIATSIVGDGSISSFIQIAKNELNWSGLTIKLILGTTFLLIGISLLGIINIFTLWGPRALEELITRNEFSLLKKWKNFTNLNKPIVSTIFLSIFSIICLVIFTLIGVFAFDDQGYGNYGQKLNNLYSFADITGNWAALISFLLIAAAIYGCIRNRKTQKIPVQKQKYFLFFAYISVIFISIVLIFALFTPVIDLILISLYKPQIYDFDQILKTRITKVVVLLLFILVPSFPLICCWAQKKLRIFLKK, via the coding sequence ATGGAACAAGCATTTAACAAAAACAAAAGGGCCGAGAAAATTACTTTTTTTGGTGCGCTTTTGATTGTGCTTGGCGCAAGTATTGGAGCTGGAATTTTTTTTAAATCAAAATCAGTTTTGGAAAATTCTGGTTATAATCTTGCGCTTGCTATCGGAAATTGAATCATTGCTTGTTTTTCAATCGTGGCAATGGCAATTGCACTTGTTGAAATTTCATCAACAACTAAAAAGTCAAATTTATCAATTATTATTTGAAATAAAGTCTTTAATTCAGAGTCTTTTTTTCAAATTTCTAAAAATTTTATAATTTATCTTTATCTTCCGTTTACCTATTTTGTATTACCAGTTTATTTTATGCAAATTTTGCAGGATTCAATTGCGGCATTTCGGCTTGAATCAACCAGCGAATGAAATATAAGTTCTGATTGAATAATTGTTCTTGCAGCCTCAATTTTAATTACAATTTATTTTTTTGTTATTGGTTTGAATACAAAAATTGCTGAATTTCATAACAAAATTTTTCTAATTGCAAAATTTTTACCAATTTTAGTAACAATAATTGTCGGTTTTGTGTTATTTTTTCAAGGTGGTTCAAATAAATTATCTAATAATATAACTTTTTTACCATTAGAAAAAATCAAAACTAAAGGAGCTTCAATTTCTTCTAGTTTGCCAGGTGTTGGAGTTTTGGTTTCAATGGCAGGGATTTTCTTTTCATATGAAGGGTTTTTTACTGCCGCAGGTTTGCAAACAGAAATGAAAAATCCAAAAAAAACTCCGATTGCAATTTTGGTTGGTATCGGAATTACAACTATAATTTACCTTTTTATTGCGATTGCAACTTCAATTGTTGGCGACGGATCGATTTCATCTTTTATTCAAATTGCAAAAAACGAACTAAATTGATCAGGCCTAACAATTAAATTAATTCTTGGGACAACTTTTTTACTAATCGGAATTAGTTTGCTAGGAATTATAAATATTTTTACTTTATGAGGCCCAAGAGCTTTAGAAGAATTAATTACAAGAAATGAGTTTTCTCTTTTAAAAAAGTGAAAAAATTTCACAAATTTAAACAAACCGATAGTTTCGACTATTTTTTTAAGTATATTTTCGATTATTTGTCTAGTTATTTTTACTTTAATTGGAGTTTTCGCCTTTGATGATCAAGGTTATGGAAATTATGGGCAAAAACTAAATAATTTATATTCCTTTGCCGATATTACGGGAAATTGGGCTGCCTTAATTAGTTTTTTACTGATTGCGGCAGCAATTTATGGGTGTATTCGCAACCGTAAAACTCAGAAAATTCCTGTTCAAAAGCAAAAATATTTTCTCTTTTTTGCTTATATTTCTGTAATTTTTATTAGTATAGTATTAATTTTTGCACTTTTTACACCAGTTATTGATTTAATTTTAATTTCTTTATATAAACCGCAAATTTATGATTTTGACCAAATCTTAAAAACCAGAATAACAAAGGTGGTTGTACTTTTATTATTTATTTTAGTTCCTAGTTTTCCGTTAATTTGTTGCTGAGCGCAAAAAAAATTAAGAATATTCCTAAAAAAATAA
- the pdhA gene encoding pyruvate dehydrogenase (acetyl-transferring) E1 component subunit alpha: MDKLRYVKAGQIMANDAEMIRFLDIEGNLLHSTVFGLLDEKKDIRLTSQEIKKAYEFMVLSRQQDTYMTQLQRQGRMLTFAPNFGEEALQVASGMALTKDDWFVPAFRSNATMLYLGVPMIRQMQYWNGSEKGNIIPENVNVLPINIPIGTQFSHAAGIAYAAKLTGKKIVAMSFIGNGGTAEGEFYEALNVASIWKWPVVFCVNNNQWAISTPNKYENGAPTIAAKAMAAGIPGLRVDGNDLLASYEVIKEAVDYARSGNGPVLVEFVTWRQGVHTSSDNPRIYRTEEEEKENEKWEPMHRIEKFMFDRGILNPQEKQQIWDRALLIVKETYEKSLVGLESTIDDIFDYTYSELPPELAEQKKEALEFFKGVK, from the coding sequence ATGGACAAATTGCGCTATGTAAAAGCAGGCCAAATTATGGCAAATGATGCAGAAATGATTCGTTTTCTTGATATTGAAGGTAATCTTTTGCATTCAACAGTTTTTGGGCTGCTTGATGAGAAAAAAGATATCCGATTAACAAGCCAAGAAATTAAAAAAGCCTATGAATTTATGGTATTATCTCGCCAACAAGATACATATATGACACAATTACAACGTCAAGGCAGAATGTTAACTTTTGCTCCTAATTTTGGTGAAGAAGCTCTTCAAGTTGCCTCTGGAATGGCGCTTACAAAAGATGATTGATTTGTTCCGGCTTTTCGTTCAAATGCAACAATGTTATATCTTGGCGTGCCAATGATTAGGCAAATGCAATATTGAAATGGTAGTGAAAAAGGAAATATAATTCCTGAAAATGTTAATGTTTTGCCAATTAATATTCCAATTGGCACTCAGTTTTCTCATGCTGCTGGAATTGCTTATGCAGCAAAACTAACAGGGAAAAAAATTGTGGCAATGAGTTTCATAGGAAATGGCGGGACTGCTGAAGGCGAATTCTATGAAGCGCTTAATGTTGCAAGCATTTGAAAATGACCTGTTGTTTTTTGTGTTAATAATAATCAATGAGCAATCTCAACTCCAAATAAATATGAAAATGGCGCACCAACAATTGCGGCAAAAGCAATGGCAGCAGGAATTCCTGGGCTTCGTGTTGATGGAAATGATCTTTTAGCATCTTATGAAGTAATCAAAGAAGCTGTAGATTATGCCCGTTCTGGAAATGGTCCTGTACTTGTTGAGTTTGTGACTTGACGGCAAGGCGTTCATACCTCTTCTGATAATCCAAGAATTTATCGTACTGAAGAAGAAGAAAAAGAAAATGAAAAATGGGAACCAATGCACCGAATTGAAAAATTCATGTTCGATCGCGGAATACTGAATCCTCAAGAAAAACAGCAAATTTGGGATAGGGCACTTTTAATTGTAAAAGAAACCTATGAAAAATCGCTTGTAGGACTTGAATCAACAATTGATGACATTTTTGATTATACCTATAGTGAATTACCACCTGAACTTGCAGAACAAAAAAAAGAAGCACTTGAGTTTTTTAAAGGAGTAAAATAA
- a CDS encoding adenine phosphoribosyltransferase, giving the protein MKINLEKYIRTVEDFPKKGISFKDISPLLADGKALNYAIVEMASLAKDVDIIVGPDARGFLFGTPTAAFLSKPFVMVRKAGKLPGEVEEFAYELEYGSAILEVQVGMIKPGQKVAIVDDVLATGGTVKAITKMIERAGATVSKIIFLIELEKLQGRKNLQNYDVTSLIKIS; this is encoded by the coding sequence ATGAAAATTAACTTAGAAAAATATATTCGAACTGTTGAAGATTTCCCTAAAAAAGGAATTAGTTTTAAGGATATCTCCCCATTACTTGCTGATGGAAAAGCATTGAATTATGCAATTGTTGAAATGGCCTCGCTGGCAAAAGATGTTGACATAATTGTAGGGCCTGATGCAAGAGGCTTTTTATTTGGAACGCCAACTGCCGCGTTTCTTTCAAAACCATTTGTAATGGTCAGAAAAGCTGGCAAATTACCTGGTGAAGTTGAGGAATTTGCTTATGAATTAGAATATGGTTCAGCAATTCTAGAAGTTCAAGTAGGAATGATAAAACCTGGGCAAAAAGTAGCGATTGTTGATGATGTGCTAGCAACTGGAGGAACTGTAAAAGCAATCACCAAAATGATCGAAAGAGCTGGAGCAACTGTTTCTAAAATCATTTTCTTAATTGAACTTGAAAAATTACAAGGTCGTAAAAATCTTCAAAATTACGATGTTACTTCTTTGATCAAAATAAGCTAA